The nucleotide sequence ACCAGATACGAGCCGTACGGTAACGAGCGGTGTCGGGGTCATCGAGTGATTATGCCGGAATGAGTAACGATAAAACAGGTGAGAATCCTGTTCGCCGAAAGCCTAAGGTTTCCTGGGGAAGGCAATTCCGCCCAGGGTTAGCCGGTCCCTTAGTCGAGGCCGAAAGGCGTAGACGATGGATAGCAGGTCAACATTCCTGCGCCGGTTGTGTATCCGATGTGGGGACGGCGTCCAGAAAGTGAGCGGTACGAATAGAAATGTCCGTAGCGAAAGCTGAGAGATCCAGGGTTAAAATACTGGTGTTTATCAAGGCTTAGCTCGAGAGCGTTTAAGTTCTCGAAGTCACTGGAAGGACGTCCAAGAAAAGCCACTAGGTTAAGCAACTGACCGTACTAAAACTGACACAGGTAGGCGAGATGAGAATTCTAAGGCGCTCGGGAGAACGGTGGTTAAGGAACTCTGCAAAATGGCCCCGTAAGTTCGCGATAAGGGGCGCCCACGAGAGTGGGCCACAGAAAATCGGCTCTAACGACTGTTTATCAAAAACACAGGTCTCTGCTAACACGCAAGTGGATGTATAGAGACTGACGCCTGCCCGGTGCTGGTAGGTTAAGGAAGATTGTTAGCATTAGCGAAGCAAGCGACCGAAGCCCCAGTAAACGGCGGCCCTAACTATGAGGGTCCTAAGGTAGCGAAGTTCCTTGTCGGGTAAGTTCCGACCTGCATGAAAGGCGTAACGATTTGAGCACTGTCTCAACCACCGACCCGGTGAAATTGTAGTTGTGGTGAAGATGCCACATACCCGCGGTTAGACGGAAAGACCCCGTGAACCTTTACTGTAGGCTGATATTGGGTTGAGATATGTCTTGTGTAGGATAGCTGGGAGGCTTTGAAACCGGCACGCTAGTGTTGGTGGAGCCGTTGTTGAAATACCAGCCTGGTCATATTTTAATTCTAACGTTGATCCCTTGAATCAGGGCAACGGACAGTGTCAGTCGGGCAGTTTGACTGGGGCGGTCTCCTCCCAAAGAGTAACGGAGGAGTGCAAAGGTACACTCAGCCTGGTTGGCAATCAGGCGAAGAGCGTAAAGGTAAAAGTGTGCTTAACTGCGAGACCCATAAGTCGAGCAGATACGAAAGTAGGCCTTAGTGATCCGGTAATCCCGAATGGAAGGGTTATCGCTCATCAGATAAAAGGTACTCCGGGGATAACAGGCTTATCGCATCCGAGCGTCCACAGCGGCGATGCGGTTTGGCACCTCGATGTCGGCTCATCACATCCTGGGGGTGTAGAAGCTCCCAAGGGTTTGGCTGTTCGCCAATGAAAGTGGTACGTGAGCTGGGTTCAGACCGTCGTGAGACAGGTCGGTCCCTATCTGCCGTGGGCGTTCGAATCTTGATGGGATTCAACTTTAGTACGAGAGGATTTAGTTGGACGAAGCTCTGGTGTACCAGTTGTCGCGCTAGCGGCACGGCTGGATAGCTAACTTCGGAAAGGATAAACGCTGAAAGCATCTAAGCGTGAAGCCCGCCCAGAGATTAGGATTCGTAGACATTTGTCGAAAGCCCCCAGGAAGACGACCTGGTTGATAGGCTGGACGTGTAAGCACGGTAACGTGTTAAGCTAACCAGTACTAACGGGCAAAAGTTTGGCCATCGATATCCCGCACTCGAGAGACTGTCGGTTTTTACAAACGCTTCTCGAACGTGCTCTGCCATACTACCAAACAACTCGGCCACGGCGGCGGTGTAATATCCCCGTCGTGGTCTTTCCGGCGACTATATCGGAAAGGTTCTACCTGTTTCCATCCCGAACACAGCAGTCAAGCTTTTCGAGCCGATGATAGTGCACACCAGCGTGAAAGTAGGTATTGCCGGATTTTTTAAAAGCCTTGGATGGTTCGCCATCCAAGGCTTTTTTTATGCGCCCATCACACCGCGTACGGCTCCGCCCCCGGGCGACCCGATAGTGTGCAACCATCCGATCGATTCCTCGACTTTCGGATAAGTAGGCGGACCAGTCTTCTGTCGTCTATTGCCCCGAGGCGTAGGTTTCGAAGTTGCGCTTCTGCCCGAGGCATTGTTTTTTTGGTAACCAGACGCGTGAGCGAGGCGATGTCAACATCGTTTTCCCCTCGCTCACGCGTCGGGTTACCAAATGTGCCCCGCTTCAAAACGCGGATGCGAGTAATGAGCCGGCGAAGAACGCGGTTTCTCGCTCACGCGTCCGGTTGCCATTTGTCGCAAACCTATCCGTCTGCTTAGAAGACAACGGGCGACAGAGCTATTCAGAGAACAGTTCGTCGTTGCCCGCGATTCATCCTACGGCGCCCACCGCCTTCGCTCCCGCAACGATCGCTGCGGTTTCGATTCGCAAAATTGAATGCCCCAGTGCCAAAGCCTTGAATCCGTGGGCGGTGGCCATTGAGATCTCGGCATCAGTGAACCCACCCTCGGGACCGATAAGTACGCAGATCCGGTCACTCTTCATCCAGGCCTCTTGACTAGGTTCATCCCCTCGTGGATCCGCAATCCAACGCCAATTCTCGTCGGCACAACTCGTGAACTCCTTAAGGCCTTGGGGAGAGCTCAACTGCATCAAGTGGTTTCGCCCCGACTGCTTGCATGACTCGATGACGGTGCGGCGAAGTTTGTGCAAGGTGGACTCTGACTCGGGACGCTGTGATCTTTCCGCCGTAATCGGAATGACCGTATCGATCCCCAATTCTGTCAGACTTTCGATCATCCGCTTGCAGCGATCCCCCTTTGGAAATGCGATTCCCATCTTCACCATTCGCTGCTTCACCTGTGTTTCCGACGGCGCATGCAACAATTGACATTGGCAAGTTTTTCGGTTGACCAGGATGACCTCGGCCGTGGCAATTCGCCCGCCGCCGTCGAACAGCTGAAGCTGATCACCGGGTTTCACACGCATCACGCGGATCGCATGACTGGCCTCGGTGTCATCCAGCGAAAAATTCGCACCGGCAACTTGTGGAAGGTCCGGTTGGTAGTAGCGTCGGGTCATTGAAGTTGCTGGTCGGCAATGGGTTGCGGGCGACGATCGAACGACGGCGTGAATCGACATCGCTCGAAGATTCAAGCCGCGCGGTGGCGCGACCCGATAATGGAAGAATCGAAAAGCGCCGGACACCGCAGGCAGGAAGCCGAGATTCCGTATGGATTATCTAAAGCATTGGTCATTGCATTCCAACCCGTTTGGACGCTGTGCAGAAGTGGGGTTCTTTGCCGGAACTCCACAGCGTGAAGTGATCGCTCGGTTCCATTGCCTCGTCAGCGGGGCAATGGTGGGTGGATTATTGATGGCTGAAGACGGGTGTGGACAAACATCGTTGTTGCGTCATCTGTCGCAAAGCACGGGTTTTGGCGACACCGCAGTGCAAATGATCATGACCGCCGGTCAGGTTGATTCCCCTGATGCTCCGTGGCAGCGGATCGCGCATCAGCTTCGGTTGCAGACAACACCGTCCAAGGTGCCGGGAAAAGTGATCGATCAGATCCGCAGTCTGGGCCGGCAAGGAGTTCGCACCATTTGGATGATCGACGATTGCGACCGCCAAACCGCGGAAGTTGCCGGCGAATTGATTCGTCGTGAATCCGATTTGACCATTGTTTTGGGTGTCAACGGCGAATCAGCACGCGATTGTTGTCTTGCGTTGGGACAGGTTCCGCTGCGAATGGAATTGCCCGCGTTTTCGCTGGAAGATTCTTGTCGCTACGTCCGGTGGGCGATGGAATCGGTGGTTGCGGGAGGTCGAACAAGCGAACATTCGCTTCCCTTCACCGATACGGCACTCGTTCGCTTGCACGAATTGGGCGAAGGACGCATCGGCTGGATCGGCCGGGTAGCCGAGTTGGCTTTGATGATCGGTTCGGCCCATCAATTGAAAACAATCGACGTGGGGTTGTTGGAATCGGTGCAGTCCGAGTTGGTCCGTGCGGCGTAAACATTTGTGTCTTGGCCGAGGGCCAACCACCGCTAGAACAAAATTTACTTGGCCGTTCGCGACAAAATTCGGTGGGTGATTCCGGGAAAAATTCGGTCCGCCCAAACCAACGCTTTCCCGCCCACGCTGCAAACGACTTCGCGTCGTCGTCGTACGATTGCGTGAAACATTGCCCGGGCGACCTTTTCTGGTGGCCAAGATCCGACACTGACCGAACGCTGGGCCGGATCCGAATCGATCAGCGAATCAAAAAATTCGCTTCTTGTGGTACTCGGGCTGACCAACGTCGATCGCAGAACGGTTCCACGCAGTTCGGCACAGATCGCATCATGCCAACCATGCAGGGCGAACTTGCTGGCGCAGTATTCGCTTTTGTTGGGCACGCCACAGTGTCCAAGGACGCTTCCCACGTGGCATACGACCGGGTTTTGACCCCGCAACAGCGAAGGCAAACACCTGCGGGTCCATTCGGTGGCGGCAAAAAAGTTGACTTCCATGATGCGGCGGAGTCGGTCCGGAGAAGCGTCAATGAAAGGTCCGATGGCACCAATCCCGGCGTTATTGACAAGCAGATCCAGCTGATCGCCGCTCCAGTCCTGGACCGTTTGGATGGCCGAATCACACGTTTGGCCCAATGTGATATCGCCCGGCACCAAACGGACCGAACCCTTGGGGCAATCGTGAAGCAACTGTTCCAGTTTGTCCGCACGCCGGGCCACCGCGACGACGCGACACCCCTTGGATGTCACCAGGCGACAGAACTGATAGCCGACTCCGCTGCTTGCCCCCGTGACAATGGCGGTACTGCCATCGGGGTTCCACCGCGTCCACATTCAACAGCACTCCCAGTGAACAATCACAACGGTGGATGGAAAAAAGCCCAGGTGAAGCGGTGACGACCGAGCGAAGGCTTCAATGGTCAGGCAACTTCGCCGCTGGACCTGGGGATTTCGGTGTCAAAGGACTCATTGCCCATCGGCGGCAAATCGTGGTTGGCGGGACCCCCGATCGATTCGTCGGTGATGTCACGATCATCCTCCTTCGCAGTCAAGCCGCCGGACTCAAATCGTTGCACCGGAGTGATCTCCAAGGCCCATCGATGAACCGGGCCCATCGCCCCGGCCGGCATGCGGACGTGAATCTGCACTTTGTCCGTTTCAAAGTCGCGAGCCTTCACTTCGCCCTTGGACGCCAAGTACGCCAGAAGTTTTCCATCGGCGGGATCGGCCGTCACTTTTAGGTCCAAGAATTCCCTTCCCAGCACCTGCCCCACTGCTTCAGTCAATGCATCCATTCCTTTGCCTTGCCGCGCACTGACTGGAATTGCATTGGGGTAGCGATCAAGCACTCGATTCAACTGTATTGGTGAATCGATCATGTCAATCTTGTTCAACAACAGCAGCGTTCGCTTCTCTTCGATCCCCAATTCTTCCAAGACGGCATAGACCGATGAGATCTGTTGGAAAACGTTGGGATGACTCGCGTCGGCGACATGCAGAAGCAATTCCGCTTGCCGAGTTTCTTCCAACGTCGACTTGAAACTAGCGACCAACGAGTGTGGCAGGTCTCGGATAAACCCGACCGTATCACTCAACAGAACCGTGCCCCAACCGGGAATGGCCCAGCGACGGGTTCGGGTGTCCAGCGTTGCAAACAGCTTATCCGCGGCTTCCACGTCGGCTTCGGTCAGCCGATTCATCAACGTGCTTTTGCCGGCGTTTGTGTAGCCGACCAATGACACCGTGGGGGCTTCCTTACGCGACGCCACCTGGACTTCCCGTCGACGTTCGACCTTGGATAGTTCCGCTCTCAGGTCACGGATTCGCTTTTGCGCCAGACGCCGGTCGACTTCCAATTGTTTTTCACCGGGGCCACGCATCCCCACGCCCATGGATTGACGCGAAAGGTGCGTCCACATTCGTTTCAAACGCGGCAGCGAATACTCCAACTGCGCCAATTCGATCGCCAAGCGTGATTCATGGGTACGGGCCCCCGCGGCAAAGATGTCCAGAATCAACTCGGTTCGGTCAAGCACTTTAGCCTTGACCTCTTTTTCCAAGTTCCGCACTTGCGCGGGCGACAGGTCATTGTCGAAGATGACCACATCCGCGTCATGTTCTTGGACCAGCGTCCGCAACTCCTCGACCTTTCCTTTTCCTAAATAAGTCGAATGACTCGGATTGGGGCGTCGCTGGATCAATTCGTCCACGACTTCGGTCCCGGCGGTGATCGCCAGCCCATGCAGTTCTTCCAGTGGATCGTCATCGACCGTTTGGTCCGGCAAAATCAGCCTTGCCAGAATGCTTTTTTCCGGTTCGTCAAACGACTGGTTACGTGGTTCACGATAGGTAGAAATCGATGACTCCTGGGGTTTTCGAGGACGCCGCCATTATAGACGCGTCCGAGCATTTGGCGATGTCGCCGTCGGATACCGGTCGGCGACGCAGATACTTTTTAGACGCTTGATTCGCCCGAGGGGTTCGGACGCGCCACCCCTCGTGACGTTTCGACCGGGTATTTTGCGGCGTTTTTCACCATTTTTTGCCGCAGGGTTTGATCTAAATCCAGGTTCATCACGTTCGCCAGTGATAGCAGATAGGCCAGGCAATCCGCTATTTCCTCGCCAATTTCATCACGGTTTTCAGGTTGTCCGATGACCGCGTCTGCTTCGTCCTGTGTCAGCCACTGAAAATGCTCCATCAGTTCGGCTGCCTCGATCGACAGCGACATCGCAAGATTCTTCGGGTTATGAAACGTGAGCCATTCCCGTTCGCTGACAAAACGATCGACCACCTGTTTCAGTTCGGCGATCGTGGTGTTTTCGTCACTCATTGGAATCATTCATACAATTTGAAGTCAACGATTTCGGCCAACATGAAGGGCCGCACGACGATTTGACCGCCTCGGTGGGCACCCAGGTCTTATTGCCCAAACGGAATCGTCGCCATGACTTGGTACGTGGGGCCACCGCGATCCAGAAAGCTGGCCATCAACAGGGCGCGATCGGCGGTCATGGTTCCTAGATGAACGTCCTGCTGTGCCCGCAGGCGGCGCAGAACGTCATCGTTGGCGCGACGCGACGTCTTGCGAACACGCCCCAAGGTCAGGTGAGGCACATAGTCACGTGCCTCCGGTTTGAACCCTAATTCCGCCATGGCCTTTTCAAGCGAAGCGACCATCTGAACCAATGTTTGCGTCGGGTCATCCACCCCCGCACATAAAACGCGAGCCTTCAAATCCGAGGGCAGGGCCATGGTTCCACGAAACAACAGCGGAAACGCGTCCACTTGTGACACCACCGAACGGATCGCTTCGCAAACGACCGGCACCTGACGATTGTCCACGTCGCCCAAAAATTTCAAAGTCAGATGCAAGTTTTCCGCTGGCACCCAACGAATACCATCCTGTTCTTGCTGCAACGATCTCAGCAGTTTGACGGCCGATCGTTCGACCGGTTTTTCCAATGGAACAGCAATAAAGGATCGGATCAATTGCATCGGGCGCGGCGTGATGGACGCCGGAACTAAGTTGCGGAATACGATTGGACACGATGCAAGGCCCGCCACGCTGTCAGGCCCCAATTTGCGCATCTGTGGGTCGATCGTAACAGCTTTTGTTTTCGGACCAATCCCCGTCGATCACAGCCGAATCGACCGGGTGTCGATCCCCATCGATGGCAGGCGATACACTGTGGACCAAGCCACCTGCCCGTCAACAGCCCAGCAACCGGGGCGATTTCGTATCGGCGGCCCCATCAACCGATCGGCTTTGATGCCCAGTGATCCCAACGAAACGGTTTACGACATCCGCGGATTGACCAAGATCTATCCGATGGGCGAAGTCGAGGTCCACGCCCTGCGTGGCGTGAATCTGCGGATTCCTGAGAGTGAATTCGTTGTCTTGCTAGGCCCCAGCGGCAGCGGCAAAAGCACCTTGCTGAACATCATGGGCGGATTGGACGTTCCGACCGACGGCGAAGTCCGTTACCGCGATCTGGACATGACACGCGCGGACGCCAACCGATTGACGTGGTTCCGACGAGAATCCGTTGGTTTCGTCTTCCAGTTCTACAACCTGATTCCCAGTCTGACGGCACGCGAAAATGTCAGTCTGGTGACCGACATCGCCACCGATCCGATGACCGCCGAAGAAGCGTTGGACATTGTGGGGCTGTCCGATCGTTTGGACCATTTCCCCAGTCAGCTTTCCGGAGGACAACAACAGCGGGTGGCCATCGCCCGGGCCATCGCCAAAAGACCCGATGTCCTTTTATGCGATGAACCCACCGGTGCATTGGACGCTCATACGGGAATCACTGTTTTGGAGGCGATTTCCAACATCAATGCAGAATTAGGGACGACGACGGCCGTGATCACACACAACGCGGCGATTGGTCAGATCGCCGACCGAATTGTGTCCATGCGAGATGGTGTGATTGTCGATGAAACGCGCAATTCCACCAAAGCGCCCGTGTCATCGATGTCCTGGTGATTGGCGATGCGTAGTCTGCATCGAAAGATGTTTCGTGAACTTTGGCAAAGCAGAGGTCAATCGCTTGCCATTGCCGCAGTGATCGCCAGTGGCGTTGCGGTGTTTGTGATGTCGTTGGGAACCCTGCGATTCTTGCTGGACACACGCGACGCTTACTACGATCGCTATCGTTTCGCCGATCTATTCGTCACCGTCAATCGGGCTCCGGTGCATCTTGCCGAAACGGTCGCCTTGTTTCCCGGCGTCGCTCGCGTGCAGTCCAGAATCGTCAGCGACGTCACATTGGACGTTCCCGGCTTGGCCGAACCCGCGGTCGGTCGCATCATTTCGCTGCCAGACCGGCGGCCATTGCCGTTGAACAACCTGCACCTGAAAGACGGGCGTTTTCCCGATCCACAACGCCCGGACGAAGTTTTGGTCAGTGCGGCGTTTGTGGATGCGAACAATCTCAGAATCGGCGATCGAATCTCCGCGATCATCAACGAACGTCTTCAAGAACTGGTTGTCGTGGGTGTGGCATTGTCACCGGAATATGTTTTCGAAATTCGCGGCGGCGATCTCTTGCCCGACAACCGACGATTCGGTGTGTTGTGGCAACCCGAACGCCACGTCGAGGCCGCATTCGACATGGACGGCGCCTTCAACAGCCTTGCCATTCAAGTTCAACGCGGGGGCAATATCGAGGATATCAAAGCCAGGCTGGACCGGTTGCTTGAACCTTATGGAAGCGTCGGCGCGATCGACCGAACCCAGCAACTGTCGGCTCGCTTTCTGGATGACGAAATACGATCACTTCGCAGCACCGGATTGATTTCGCCGATCATTTTCTTGTCCGTCGCGGCGTTCCTGTTGAACTTGGTCGCATCGCGTCGGGTCGCGACGCAACGCGGCATCATCGCATCGTTGAAAGCATTCGGGTACACCAATCGCGAAATCGGATGGCACTACCTTCAACCCGCGTTGATGGTGGCGGCGATGGCCGCGGTGACCGGTTCGTTTCTCGGATACTGGATGGGCGGCGGCCTGGCAAAGTTGTACATGGAATTCTATCGGTTCCCGACCTTTGTTTACCAACCTGACTTTCGCGTCATCGCGTTGGCGATTGTGATTGCTTTGGCGGCAGCGGTGATCGGATCGTTGCGGTCGGTCTACCGTGCGATTGACTTTCAACCGGCCGAAGCGATGCGTCCCGAAGCCCCCAAGGTGTACCGTCGTTCTTGGCTGGAGCGTCTGGGGCTTTCGCATTGGTTCCCCGTGGTCGTGCGGATGATCGTGCGAACCATCGAACGCAAATCGGTCAGCGCCGCGATGTCGTCACTTGGCATCGCCGCGGCCGTGTCCGTGGTGGTGATGAGCGGTTTTTTCCAGGACGCGTTGGATGAACTGATTCGCTTTCAGTTCTGGCAATCACAGCGACATGACATTCAACTGGTGTTCACGCAAACCACATCGCCGGACGTCCTGGACGACTTGCGACACATGCCCGGGGTGCAACACGTCGAACCCATGCGTGCCGTGGCCGTTCATCTGCGGCACCGGCATCATGATTACAGGACCAGCATTTTGGGCTTGGAACCCAATGGTTTGCTTTATCGTTTGCTTCGCCCCGATGGCCAGCAGGTCACGATTCCCGATCACGGAATCGTTGTCAGCGACGCACTGGCGGAACGTTTGGATGTCCGTGCTGGAGATTTGATTCACGTTCAAGTGTTGGAGGGCCAGCGTCCGAGTCGCGATCTGGTCGTCAGCATGGTGACGAAAGAATACGCGGGCATGAACGCTTACATGGACCGTCAAACACTGAATCGCTTGATGAGCGAGACCGACGCCGTGTCGGCAGCCTTCTTGACCGTCGATTCGCGTCACCAAGCGACGCTATATCAAGACTTCAAGCAAACACCGCGAGTCGCTGCGGTGTCGGTCAAACGTGCGACTGTGGAACAGTTCGATGAAACCATCGCCAAGAATCAAAACACCATGCTTTCGTTCACATTGCTGTTTGCAGGAATCATTGCGGTCGGGGTGGTTTACAACACCGCCAGGATCGCCGTCGACGAACGCGCTCGTGAACTGGCAACCTTGCGAGTGATCGGATTCACACGCGGCGAAGTGTCGACGATCCTGTTGGGCGAACTTGCATTGATCACGCTTGCGGCGATTCCATTGGGTTGGGCGATCGGATATGGCTTCTGTTACGCGATGGTCAAAGGCTTTGAATCCGAATCCTTTCGAATCCCATTGACAATCACCGTCGCCAGTTATGCGCGGTCGGCACTGCTGGTCACGCTGGCGTCGGCAATCAGCGGCCTGATCGTGCGGCGCCGACTGGACCATTTGGACTTGGTCGACGTTTTGAAAAGCCGCGAGTAATCACCGTTTCATTTGGACGAGCCGTTTCAATTATGTCATTCGCGAAAAAGATCGTTCTGTGGTCCATCGTCCTGGCGTTGCTGGGCGGTGCCGGATATTTCGCATTGTCGCCGCGTCCCGTGATGGTCGACACCGAAGTGCTTCAAATTGGATCGTTGACCGTATCGATCGAAGACGACGGGGTCACTCGGATTCGTGAACGCTACGTCGTTTCGGCGCCTCTTTCCAGCCGATTGCTGCGTATCACCTGGGATGTAGGCGACGAAGTTCTGTCCGACCAGACCGTCTTGGCTCGCTTGGAACCGACCAACCCGCAACTGCTGGATCCGCGCGAAGTCGCCCAAGCTCAGGCACGCATCCGGGCGGCCGAACAGCGACTGGAAACGGCCAAGGCCGAACTATCGCAGTCGGAAGCCGAACTGCAGTTTGCCGAGCGAGAAATGGGCCGCCTGAGAAAGTTGCTGTCCGCCAATGCAACATCGCAAACGGAATTTGAACAAAAGGAATTGCAGTTCCGCCAACTGACCGAAAAAGTCCGCGCAGCAACGTTCGGCGTCGATATCGCGGAGTATGAATTGGAGCTTCAACGTGCCGCATTGATTCTGACCGAATCGCCCGAAGACAGCGGTAAAGCAATGGCGTTGGAGATTCGTGCGCCGATCAACGGACGGGTGCTGAGAATCTATGAAGAAAGCACGACGGTGGTCACCGCGGGCCAGCCGTTGATGGAACTTGGTGACCCCAGCGATTTGGAAGTCGTCGTCGATGTGCTATCACGCGATGCCGTTCGCATTTCCGCGGGCGATCACGTCATCATGAACCAATGGGGCGGCGCAGATCCGCTTCACGGCGTCGTGCGTCTCATCGAACCCTCAGGGTTCACCAAAGTTTCCGCACTGGGAGTCGAAGAACAACGAGTCAACGTGATCGTGGATTTCGCCGACCCAAGTGGAAACCCCGCCATGTTGGGCGACAACTTTCGCGTGGACTGCCAGATCGTGACGTGGAGTACGGACGAGACGCTGGTTGTTCCCACCAGCGCCCTTTATCGCGACGGCCCCCAATGGATGCTGTTCCGTGTCGAAGGCGGACGGGCAGTCTCAGCCGCCGTGCAAATCGGCAAAAACAATGGCATGAAAGCTGAAATCATCTCCGGTGCAAACCCTGGTGACCAAGTGATCGTCTACCCGAGTGATGAAGTATCCGATGGCGTGCTGGTCCACCAACGATAAGATTTCCGATGTCGTCCTTCCGCGTCTGTTCTTCCTCTGGTGACCAACGCTTGCCATGAAGACAAGCCCAATAGCCGACAGCGTTCCCCCGTTCCTACCGCATCCATTGTGGCGGGGTGGTCATCTACAGACGTTAGCGACGCTGCGTTCAGGCCAGTCGCCCATTTTGAGACCGATTCGCCATCTGGTTCCAACTCGCGACGACGACACCATTGTCCTACACGAAGACTTGCCTACGTTGCCGGATGATGAATCGCGACTTGATATCGCCGGGCCGACGCCGTCCGTTTTGCTGGTTCATGGTCTTTGTGGTTGCCATCGATCGTCCTACATGGTGCGGATCGCTGACCGGCTGACACGGAGAGGCATCCGAGTGTTTCGGATGGACCAACGTGGATGCGGTGCCGCAACCAAGCTTTCGAATCAAATCACCCACGCGGGCCGCAGTGATGACTGTGCCGACGCGTTGGACTACATCGCGTCGCGAACCGACGGTCCCTTGGGCGTGGCGGGGTTTTCGATGGGCGGCAACCAGGTGCTTCGGATGCTAGGACATCGATCAGAGCACCATTCGTCCGATCTTTTTGATCGACTATTTGCGGCCTTCGTTGTTGCTCCACCAGTGGACCTGGCACGCTGCAGTCGGCACATGTTGACGGGTCTGCGTCGCATCTACAGCCGGTATTTTTTAAAACGCTTGCTGCGTGGGCTTCCGCACGTCGCCCGGCGTCACCAATGGGTCGATGACTTGTTGGCGACCGCCCCACCCAAAACGCTGTGGGATTTTGACGACCGGCTGACCGCACCGCTGGCAGGATTCGAGGACGCAAGGCATTACTACGAAACCTGTTCGGCCCGCCGGGTCACCCGATCGATTCGCACGCCGACATGCTTGGTCGCCGCGATCGATGACCCGATCGTTCCGCTCACCTGTTTCCAAGGTGACCAGGCAGCAGAATTTTCAACTTCGGTCCAGCAAGTGTTGGTGCCCGGCGGTGGGCACTTGGGTTTTGTCGACCGCCGGGGAAATTGCTGGACCGACGGTGTCGCGGAGACCTATTTTTCAACCCAATTCGGGGTCGGCTCGATATCGTCGGCCACG is from Crateriforma conspicua and encodes:
- a CDS encoding SDR family NAD(P)-dependent oxidoreductase — translated: MWTRWNPDGSTAIVTGASSGVGYQFCRLVTSKGCRVVAVARRADKLEQLLHDCPKGSVRLVPGDITLGQTCDSAIQTVQDWSGDQLDLLVNNAGIGAIGPFIDASPDRLRRIMEVNFFAATEWTRRCLPSLLRGQNPVVCHVGSVLGHCGVPNKSEYCASKFALHGWHDAICAELRGTVLRSTLVSPSTTRSEFFDSLIDSDPAQRSVSVGSWPPEKVARAMFHAIVRRRREVVCSVGGKALVWADRIFPGITHRILSRTAK
- a CDS encoding ABC transporter ATP-binding protein, translating into MPSDPNETVYDIRGLTKIYPMGEVEVHALRGVNLRIPESEFVVLLGPSGSGKSTLLNIMGGLDVPTDGEVRYRDLDMTRADANRLTWFRRESVGFVFQFYNLIPSLTARENVSLVTDIATDPMTAEEALDIVGLSDRLDHFPSQLSGGQQQRVAIARAIAKRPDVLLCDEPTGALDAHTGITVLEAISNINAELGTTTAVITHNAAIGQIADRIVSMRDGVIVDETRNSTKAPVSSMSW
- the hflX gene encoding GTPase HflX → MSTYREPRNQSFDEPEKSILARLILPDQTVDDDPLEELHGLAITAGTEVVDELIQRRPNPSHSTYLGKGKVEELRTLVQEHDADVVIFDNDLSPAQVRNLEKEVKAKVLDRTELILDIFAAGARTHESRLAIELAQLEYSLPRLKRMWTHLSRQSMGVGMRGPGEKQLEVDRRLAQKRIRDLRAELSKVERRREVQVASRKEAPTVSLVGYTNAGKSTLMNRLTEADVEAADKLFATLDTRTRRWAIPGWGTVLLSDTVGFIRDLPHSLVASFKSTLEETRQAELLLHVADASHPNVFQQISSVYAVLEELGIEEKRTLLLLNKIDMIDSPIQLNRVLDRYPNAIPVSARQGKGMDALTEAVGQVLGREFLDLKVTADPADGKLLAYLASKGEVKARDFETDKVQIHVRMPAGAMGPVHRWALEITPVQRFESGGLTAKEDDRDITDESIGGPANHDLPPMGNESFDTEIPRSSGEVA
- a CDS encoding ABC transporter permease is translated as MRSLHRKMFRELWQSRGQSLAIAAVIASGVAVFVMSLGTLRFLLDTRDAYYDRYRFADLFVTVNRAPVHLAETVALFPGVARVQSRIVSDVTLDVPGLAEPAVGRIISLPDRRPLPLNNLHLKDGRFPDPQRPDEVLVSAAFVDANNLRIGDRISAIINERLQELVVVGVALSPEYVFEIRGGDLLPDNRRFGVLWQPERHVEAAFDMDGAFNSLAIQVQRGGNIEDIKARLDRLLEPYGSVGAIDRTQQLSARFLDDEIRSLRSTGLISPIIFLSVAAFLLNLVASRRVATQRGIIASLKAFGYTNREIGWHYLQPALMVAAMAAVTGSFLGYWMGGGLAKLYMEFYRFPTFVYQPDFRVIALAIVIALAAAVIGSLRSVYRAIDFQPAEAMRPEAPKVYRRSWLERLGLSHWFPVVVRMIVRTIERKSVSAAMSSLGIAAAVSVVVMSGFFQDALDELIRFQFWQSQRHDIQLVFTQTTSPDVLDDLRHMPGVQHVEPMRAVAVHLRHRHHDYRTSILGLEPNGLLYRLLRPDGQQVTIPDHGIVVSDALAERLDVRAGDLIHVQVLEGQRPSRDLVVSMVTKEYAGMNAYMDRQTLNRLMSETDAVSAAFLTVDSRHQATLYQDFKQTPRVAAVSVKRATVEQFDETIAKNQNTMLSFTLLFAGIIAVGVVYNTARIAVDERARELATLRVIGFTRGEVSTILLGELALITLAAIPLGWAIGYGFCYAMVKGFESESFRIPLTITVASYARSALLVTLASAISGLIVRRRLDHLDLVDVLKSRE
- a CDS encoding RsmE family RNA methyltransferase; protein product: MTRRYYQPDLPQVAGANFSLDDTEASHAIRVMRVKPGDQLQLFDGGGRIATAEVILVNRKTCQCQLLHAPSETQVKQRMVKMGIAFPKGDRCKRMIESLTELGIDTVIPITAERSQRPESESTLHKLRRTVIESCKQSGRNHLMQLSSPQGLKEFTSCADENWRWIADPRGDEPSQEAWMKSDRICVLIGPEGGFTDAEISMATAHGFKALALGHSILRIETAAIVAGAKAVGAVG
- the thpR gene encoding RNA 2',3'-cyclic phosphodiesterase; its protein translation is MQLIRSFIAVPLEKPVERSAVKLLRSLQQEQDGIRWVPAENLHLTLKFLGDVDNRQVPVVCEAIRSVVSQVDAFPLLFRGTMALPSDLKARVLCAGVDDPTQTLVQMVASLEKAMAELGFKPEARDYVPHLTLGRVRKTSRRANDDVLRRLRAQQDVHLGTMTADRALLMASFLDRGGPTYQVMATIPFGQ
- a CDS encoding nucleotide pyrophosphohydrolase, translating into MVDRFVSEREWLTFHNPKNLAMSLSIEAAELMEHFQWLTQDEADAVIGQPENRDEIGEEIADCLAYLLSLANVMNLDLDQTLRQKMVKNAAKYPVETSRGVARPNPSGESSV